AGTCACTGTTTGTCTGCCACCTCTGACATACGTGttgttctctgtttctctcagcgATCCGTCAGGGGGAGGACAGCCGTGAGCTGCTGGAGAAGACATTGCTTAAACTTCGACTGGATCAGAAAGGTAACAGGTCAATAATGTCCTTAAATCTTTTTAATGATGACGAGTGGAAACATCAAGAAAAAATAAGGTGAAAATATGCAGGCTGCCTGAACTGGACTGGAAATGCCTGATTCATATTGAAAGTCAAGCGATTTGAATAAATAATCCATTAGAAGTGGCTTAAAGTTGAAAGTTAAATTatctcttcaaaataaaaatgattaaaactaGTATAGTCTTTTAAAAAGCCCCTCTGGAGGTGAAGTACATAGATATTTTAACAATGTCCATGGACTGAATGTGAAAACATGTGAGGTCTCAGATTTTTGAAGAGATAGACAAAGAAATTTTTGGAATTTCACAAGCCCGCTGTCTTTTCAAAGAGAGCATGAATCACTTTCAAACACAATAAGCCATGGAAACAATGCCtgtcagaggagaaggaggagaaggtgatAAACCCccgtctctctccttttttttttttttttttttcaaatcttcCCTCCCTTTCAACCCTGTAATGACTTAACTCCCACTCAGAGTCGCTCCTGCGCTACTGCGTGGTGTGGAACACCAACGCCAGAAACTGTCTGGATACCCAGGCTGTCCTCCAGGTGCTCCTCACACACGTGCCGcctgaggagctgctgcagtACCAGGGTGCCCGAACACACCTGGAGGGACTCATCCCATATACAGGTCAGACAAGGGCATGAGTGTCTTAAATGAGATGGATAATGGTGTGGTAGAGGAGACAATGGAGTGTAATTATGTGGCTTTAATCCAGGTTATATGCCCAAAGTATTGTAAAATGCCCACATTAATGGGTCTGCATATGAAAACAACATCCTCTCCAAACCTGAATGATTGAATATAGCGAAATAGAAACATATACAAATACATAATATGCAGAACAACACATTGTGATCTCCACCGGTTTCAATGACCTAATACTAAAAACACCATCAGAATAGTTGGCAAAAGCAGAAGAGCTGAACAAGTGCCAAAGTTCCACTATACACTAACTCTGTGTGATGGAAACGAACAGGTTTTAAGATGTCTTTCACATTTGCTAGGGCAATTAGCAGAGGGACTCTCCCACAAGGCAAATGAAAAGGAcctgaagttttatttttagttccCCTTGAGACATAGGTGTCATGAAGACAGAGTTTATAGTTTGTGATCCTGTTTTAAGagtcttctttcttctttttttgtggggCACAGTATACAATTGTTTACACCAGTTTTGGCTCAAATAGTGACTgattcctcttctctctcccacagagagacacatgcAGAGGATTGGACGTTTGCTACAGGCGTCCATGTTCCTGAACTACATGTGGCAGAAGATGAGGGTGGCTGGAGCACCTTCCAGGTGAGAGAGCCGTGGAGTCTCAGACTGTTTATTTGATCTCTCACACACCGGAGTTCATGAACCCATCACAGTCCACTGCCCTGTCTGTCCCGCTTAGTAACAAGATGTTGTCTTGTTATCCTTcagttatttttatatatgGGTCAAACATACCTTGTATGAATGTGATGAATGTAGTCAAAGCCTCCAGTTCATGCCACTGTGATTGTAATTCTGTCTCATGGGAATTCAGGAAGAGGAAAATGTGGTGGTATTTGCTACCGAGTAGCATTCTCAGCTTTGAACTGGGCACGCTgccacatttttccttttccgAGAAGAGGCTTTGACTGTTCACAAAATACAAGATCCTGCAGGATTGACTTTAAAATGGTCCTCTGTAAATAATTTGCAGTTTGCAAGGTTAATCCCTTGACATAAAGTTTTCACTCAACATATGTGGAGCTTAAACttattgtatgtatgtaattACATGATAAAACTAATTTGCAGTTTATGAATCTAATCCATGTTGTTAAATCCATCTAGTTTGGGCCAAGACGAAGAAATGGACACCTCTCCTCTGGCTCAGACCCAACCTTTCTTGATGATTgacaaggagaaaggaaagggcAGCAATAAGGAGAGATGGGATGCCGGGGATGACAGCGATAGTGGACAAGATGAAGATCCGAATTGCCCtgttgaagaggaggaggaggaggacaatgAGGTCAGCGTCACCAAGAAAGCCTCCACAAAGGACAAGagaatggaaaatggaaacagcACCAAAAATAATGGCAACCGCCACTCTGAAAGTGAGGAGAGTTCGGAGGAAGAAGATGTGGAAGAAGATGAGAGCGATCACACTAAAACGGTGAAACGTCTCCCAGTTTCTTCCACTCCTCAGTGCCAGACCTTTGCCAGATGACAGGGATCACTGAACTGAAGATGACTGACTCCTGaggtggaaaataaaatgaccCAGGAGGCCCTCTTATCTCGGGCCATTAGCCGGAGCGACACACTGAATGTGTGGTAgtgcaggaagaaaaaagtgTGGGGATGATAAGACAGATTAACATGTCTCTCTATCCTGATTTCCTCAGACAAAATGGTCagaggggaggggaaaaaatgaggaaggagagatgaaagagagcGTAAAAAGAGCTGCATGAAGAGTCAGGCAGGTTTGAGCCGGAGTTATCTTCCCTCACAACAAATACCAGCCCCCGCTGTCTGGCTCTGCAATGTTGCATAGTCCTGATCTACTGGCTCGACCACAACACAACAGGCTAGTTATATTACTTAccatgcatttttttaaatgtctcgACTACAaatgtttataaaataaaaatgtgttccTTGTGATTTAAAATGGGTTAAAAATtagctgtattttgtgtttaactTTTCCATCAGTCATTCACATGCTGAGTGTCTGATTTCAATAGTTTAATGGACATGGTGACAGTGTCTGTGGGTTGACTTTTGATTtcctcatactttagtaaagTTCAAGTGGGGCATGTGTAGCTTTATCTTTTCAATCCatgcttttatttgttcaaaGCTCCTCAGTGATTAATCTGGGGTGTACATGCAGCATGAATAACATCCCAGTCCTGAAGAGGGGTTTGCTGTAAAAACATGATTTAACAGGAAAGAGAacaggccaaacacacacactggtatttcACACACTTTATTTTCATGAACTTTCCCTGCAATTACAAGAACAGATCAatcacacactgtgcactgaGCACAGTGAAAATGCATATAAGGCACAACACGAGGTTTCCAGtatggaaaataaatcattcaaaacaGACAGCAAAGAAGTGATTAAATTTAGCAGATTTGGTGAAAGTTGTAAACATGCACTTTATATATTCAGTATTGACAGCATAAATCCTGTAACATTTCCCCACAGTCCTCTTATGGTTATCTTTCTGAACAGTCTTAACCAGCAGTTGTAATTGGCAGAcctctatcctcctcctccacagaaTAGATGAGGTTCTTTAATAGAAGCGTAAAGCTAACATGAAACGTGAACAGAAACTTCATCGGCTCAGTATCTCAGCTTGTGTGGGTGACAGATTGCCTCTGGTTGCGTTCTTGCGGGTGACAGTGGAGCAGCGGGTGAGGATCTCCTGAGCCTGTGGCCTGGGCGGAACCTTAGGTGTTGTGGGCCTCTTGTAGAGGTTGGGATCAGAGACGCTGGGCATTATTTTCCCCTCAAGGCCGCTTGTTGGGCTGAGGTGGTTGCCTAGCGTGGGTGGAGGCGTGCGGCTGTACCGCAGCCGTTCGTCATTGGCGCCGTGGCTCAGGTTGAAGGATGAGCTTGCTGAGGAGGAGCTAAGGTCGTCATAGCTGAAGTCACTGCCGCTGCTCTCAAAGCTTCCCTCGCTATCTCCCGACAGTCGCCTGTCACGTTGTTCCTCCTCTTCGTCCCTCTGCACCATGATGGTGGGTGGAGGGGAGTGTTTTGCGGTGACAGCAATGTTGGTAGCAAAGGTACTCCGTGCAGGCTGAGCAGGAGGTTGTTCGGGCGGGATGTCAAGTGAGTGCGACCTCTCCTTGGTGTGTGGTTGGAGAGGGTGGGGTGAGGAGGACCTGACGGGTGGAACCTGCAGCAGGTTTCCTTGAGATCGGCTGAGCTCTTGGGACTGTTCCAGCATGGAGGAGGGGAGCGGGAGCACGGAGGAGGCACGACGCTCCTGATGGTGGCTTGTCATGCGGATTTGTGGGTAACTGTAGGGCTGCAGGTACATGGTGGGGATGTAGCCTGCTTTGCCATTGTATCTgttgaaaagagaaaggaaagaatgCAGGGTTGAAAATCTGGATTTTACAGGCTGGTTCAGGAATTTAAGAAAGGAATGTGAGGCCCAAACACTGTCTGGTATTCAACAGATAATTAATCTTGTTTACACTGTAGTCTGTTTACCTGAGTCTGATTAATGTCTTTTTCCTTATCTTTCTCTTATCTTTTTTCCTCATCCGCACCATTCtcaacaaagattttttttttctttcccagtgGAAAACACTTTTCTTATATGGTCTAGTGAGCCAATCTATAATGAACAGGGCTGATGTAAAAAGTTCCAGCCAAAGTCAAAAGATTTAATAAATACCTGATGAGCCACCAGCCGTTGTCAGACTTCTGCAGAACCTCCACTACTGCACCAATGCTCACGGTTATCTCATCATCTTTAGTGGCCTTGTAGCTCTTGACTGCAGTGTACGGCATTCCTGAGAAATGTGCAAAGAAATTAATGTCACTGACAATAACCCTTTAAGGTGTTGATGTGACATCTAACAACTGTATGTACTGTAGTGGATGGGGTCCCGCAACCTACCTCTTTCAGGAATCCCATCTGAgtcatcttcatcctcatcttcatcatctagCTTCTCCAGATAGGGGGCAGGGAACCAGGCCATCCGTTTTTCTTCATTCTCCACAAGCCACCACCCTGAACCAACGCAAAACCCACATTAAACCCATCCCAGTATGTATTTGGGCCTAATACAACCACTAACAGGACGATGACTGGGAGTTTGTTTGCTCACCTGCTTTGTCTTTGATGAGTACGTCCACTTTTTCATCCACCGCCACTTTGAAAGGTTTGTTCTTGGTGTCTTTGGTCTCGTACGGGGCCACACatctgtatgtctctgtgacAAACGGCTGGGTCACATTGCCTCCGTTGCCGTGCCCTGCGTCTGTCCTCATTTCATCCTCTGATGGCATGATCATGATGCTAAAGACAAGAGCTGCAGGTTAGTTTGGAGGTAAACAGGCCGACACAAAAGATTTTATGCAtgtgtctgatttttttctatttcatttcatttttctgtgcaaTTACATTGTGCATTATTGCTGGTTTACTAGCCAGTGCTGTATTTGAAAGGTTCTTGGTACAGACAGAGGTTTAGCCTACCTGTTTCTGGCGAACTCCGGCTGCAGGTCCTGTTCTTTGGGTTGGAAGAACTGGGTGAGCTCCTGAGACTGAATGACCCGCGGGTCGCAGCTCAGAAGTTCATTGCAATATTTCTGCAAGAACTTGAGGCGCATCATTGATTTTGTGGGGGCCTTCTTCTGGCTCCGCTTCGTTCTCCTGCCTGCAGGGaatatttcacacattcaaAATGTGCAACAGCCTGTTGTGATTGCGATTGTGATtttcacaaactgcagctggaAATCCTGCGCACTTACCTCGAAATTTGGGGATGATTCTGTCAGATTTCTTAAGCTTACTTCCGGCTGGGAATGCTTTCTTCAATTGTTTCTGTcaccaaaaaaatgaatcaaGGTAACATACCTGTTTTTTTCGCATGTGCGTGACATGATTTTGACATGATTTCGGTGTTTTATACTCACGTGCAATTTCTTGAAATCCCCGAAAGTTCTGTAAACAACAATGTCGTTCTGATCCGACCAGAGCACGGAGGTCATGTACATCTGGAAAAGGAAAATGCAGATTTGATCACAGCGCAGAaaagcaacagatttttttcatcgatttttgCATAAAGAACACAACGAGCAATGATTCCGTCTGCGCTTACTTTGCTCTTCTCCTTGTGCATCACTCCAACGAAACGGACACTGATGGGATACCGCTGGGCCTCCATTATGAAAAGGCAGAGACAAGGCAAAGTGTGCTAAAGAGTCGAGTTGTGAGCCTGCAACAGAATCCTCTCAGCCTCGTCCCTAGTATGAGACTGAAACGGTGATGCTCTGCAGGTGAATTTATATTTGCTCCACCTGCGCAGGTGTGGCCGCGTGAGTCACACGCtcggaggtggaaaaaatttctCGTCACATACAGGAAACTCCAGCATTGCTCCAAAACCGCGATATTTGGCATTGTAACATAAGACACATAACCCCATTGTCACAAACGGGCCTTTATTCTAAATTAGGATGCCTTAGCAGAAGGAAATATTCAAACAATGAAAGCGGATAAGTGTGAAACACTCAGGGTCTCCTCTGGTAAACGTCTTCACACTGTCCATTCTCTTAGAATAGAATAGCCTTTAGTGTCATTGAACAATGTCCAACGAAATTACAGTGGCACTTTCCTCTAAGGTGCTTTtatgtaataaatacaaaaaaagaaagggggtagtgtgtgtgtgtgtatttctaccccttttctatctatctatctatctatctatctatctatctatctatctatctatctatctatctatctatctatctatctataagcACCAGAGTGATGAGATGATTCAATTGATTAaatttattctttctttttcttctttttcttttttagctccCATCCGTTCATTTTATTCAGACCCATCACATCGGAAAATAGCagtttttagattcagtgttcACTTAAATGGAGTTATGGTTCGCTAAAAATACAcgtcaaaacaaacaaacaaataaatgaagttTTTGTTAAATTTCTGTCATTGtgaaaggtgaaaagaaaaccCACTGACCGTCACTCCTTGGAAATACAAAGTTAGTTAAGTGTTTCTTTACATAAGATGTAAATTTAGTCAATTTCATTTGACTCtacaaacagataaaaagacTAAATAGTAAACAGAGAAGAGTCAAATTAAATTGACGAGAAACAAAGTAATATTTATGAAAGAAAGTATGACTTCAAACCCTCATTTGAGTGCGTGAGATTAGATTTAttgcaattaattaattaattaattaattaattaattaattaattaattaatgtatttattttatttattcattgtaGTTGGCAGGAGCCGAAGCAACACAAAGTACATATagagaataaaacaggaactgagtGAACTTCTAATGAGGTCGATCCCCATTTTGACTGAGCTGCACTCATCCCCATCATTCTCACCAGCCACTAAAACCATAACAAACCCAACACTGTGGTTagtttcaccacacacacactagttcAGTGAACTGTAACATATTCAGTAATACAGATGTTGCTAAGTACATCCTGGATTAACACAGGGCTTGTCCACgtttatttttaacacttctTTCCTTGTGTGGTTCAGTGGAAAAATGTTTCCCCATCCGCTGAGGCGACTGGCATTAGCTACGGCACGTACGCCAAACATGAGCCACATCTATTGATTACaatagcaacaacaaaaaaagaacatatcCATTGTTTCTGAGcacatttttgttgaaattttGAAAAAGCCACATTGTTAATATGAGACTACCTTTGGTCTCCAGGCGCCTGAAGACAACCAAACCATGTTTTAGAGTCCCTCTTAACATCTGACATCAAAAgtgtgaatttaatttaattaattaaaaaaatcgATCTGTCCTATCTGGCGTGTATAAGGGAGACAGATCTATGTTCTTCACCTGTAGCAgcgaaaaatatttttttccacaacattTTGGTTGTCGATTTACTTCTCGCCAGCTAAGTTAGAGACAATACAAAGCTTTACAACAGAACTaggaagatttaaaaaaaacaaacaacaacaaatgttgcCAAAGCATCAAAATACAGTTTGTCCAAGTATacaataaagaataaaacactAAGATCGatatacatgtatattttaattatatatttatagtatgtgcatgtatgcatgtgcgtTTAGGTAATTCACTGGACTCCCTGACATGTGTCTGAAAGATAAAGGAACCTTTTCATGGTCCACTGCTGACACCTAGTGCTGGCTGCTCTGATCTCTGTGAAAGTCTCTTACACGGGAGGTTTGACTGAACTTTATCAGATCTGGGTTTATTGAAAAAAATTAGATAAAGCAATGATATaaaactttttctctttatttctcttcatACAATACATTCATAGCAGATTTATCATACATCATCTTCTTTAAACttaccttttttaaaaatcaggcATAGTCAATACTTTTAGTGACACGCTCCCATGCAAACATTAGTTTCTTTCAttgcacattttgttgttttctctattatatgattaattaaaaagaaaaagcaaattaaGTCACTCAGATTGTAACATCTCACATCCACTTActtgggttaaaaaaaaaaaagacaatgcaaACAGTATTTTCACACCTAACCCATCAAGTCCACATGTCATGCTGCAGGCCACCAAGCCCGCTGAAAGTCTACAGGCAACAAAGAGGCAGGCAGAGTACATGCACTCTCCAGCAGATAACATTTCCATCAACCCTTTTCAGAAAACTTTAATTAATCTTCAAAAATTTCcctcaaacacagaaatgtactTTCATGATTTCTTTCAAATAGTAGTAgtcttattttctttaaaaaaaaaaaaaaagatctttacaaacatttaaaactgtaaGGCAGCAGGTTTTtcttaaagcatcaaaagaggTTTTATTCTTTCTCCATCGCTTTTTCCAGCTTAATACTCATCGAGCCACAcaaggtgctttttttttaacataatgtTCTCCACTGAGGACAGAGCAGTAACATATTGTAGAAGAGCATGTTACTCGAGGCTCTACGTGTTTTCTGACTTTttcaaaagaggaaaatgtgGTAAAATAAACCAATAGAGCCAAATTTTTTAACTGCTTCTACACATGGAAAAAATGTGGGACAAATGAATATGACCATGAGTAGacagaaactgaagaaaactaAAATTTGTCTCTCTATTCTTCTGGTCCACCTTTCATGCGACCAAAATTTTGGAAAACCTTGCGTTTCAAAAATaattatgattattataattaattatATATTGTCACATATCTGAGCTTCAATTGCTGGTCACTGTAATTAAATAAGCCTCtatattttctttcatctttcttaattttctttgcattttcccatcttgattaaaaaaaataaataaatcactctCATAGAGAAATtatccaaaaataaaataataagttACGTGGTGTAAGAAATCCTTCCTATTAGTGAACTTTGACTTGCATAGAGAAAAGTCAATGTGAAGccattttcagactttttttgttttttgttgagaCATCAATGTTTTGAGcacagcagcttggaaatgatTGGTTATTGGTTATTAATGACCATTTCCAGTTCTAATTCATACCATCTCTGATCAACACTTCCACAGACCTTGGAAAGACCCTCTCCATCATACTCTGCATTAATCACTATAGTGCGTCAAAGCGATATAGCAAAGAtactttacattaaaaaaaacaaaaacaaaaccagaaataAACTGAGCATTACTTAACAAAACTCTTATGTTTATGGTGTCTTCACTGAAGGAAAACTGGAACTTGTTTTGATCAGATCCTGTGAGAGCGCAAACAAATCAGTTgcacaaaactgaaataaaatcaagccagaaaaggaaaaaattaaaaatgaaatccaAGGTAAGCATCAGTTCTACAGCCACTGTGAGAactgtccatctgtcttcctttcAGGTCTTCTGTCTCACTCTACCGTCTTTCCTTCAGACCACCAGAAGAGGAGTCTGACCACATGTTTATTTCCACGCAGTGAGGAAAACAGGTCACCCCCATTCTTGACATTAAAGGGCCCTCTGTCCCCATCCCATTTAAGCACAGGGCAGTACGTACTGTCCCTTACTTCGCTCAATATCCCAGGATGTTTGTGTCACCGAAATTCATAAATGGGCATACTGTGCTCTCGAACATGGTTTAGGTTTAGAGACTGGTACCTGCagattaagtttaaaaaaaaaaaaaaaaaaaaaaagaagagagtaATATCAGCATAAGAAAAATTACATGTACTTTTATTGAATTTAGTTTGTAATGCTGCTGAGCTTCAATTAGGATTGGTAATTACCATTCAGAGCTCCTATGGTAATAGTAACCCTCAATAGTGGCTGTGGACTTCTGGAAGCAGATGTAGTAGAAGCCTGCAAAGGAGGCACCGCTGATATCTTTGATAGTGTGGTCTGGAACTAGAAACTGCTCCTGAGAGTGAAGGCAAAAGAGTACAGGTTAGAGTTCAAAGCTAACacaagagagactgagagagagagagagagagagagagagagagagagagagagagagagaaagagagatgagatgagatgtgaCAGTGAGATCATGCACTAACCTTCCACCTCATGAAGACATAATCACTGTTGTCCAGTGCTTCATAGTCAAAGTCATCCGAGTTGAAGCTTTTGGCATATTTGTAAAAAGGCTGAAACTTGCCCTGGTTAAGAGCACATGAAATACTTGTTAGAGAACAGAAACTAAAGACATGACAACGAGACAACAACCACAGCTAAGGatgcagtttttcattttctcaattGAGTGTCTGCCATGTAAAATGTCATTATTAACCATTACATGCTTatagaacagaaaataaaagactaaacTTAAATTTTCACAATTTACAAAGTGAAAGTGAACTGGTTAGATTAAGAGGTGCAGGCTACAGTTTGGGTGAACTTAAACCTCCAACATGTATCATGTGTCTTTACCATCATATGGAAAACTGTTGTGGTTGCTCATGGTATACATCCTGCAGTCTTCTAAACTTGAGCGATCATTTAACACAAGCCCTGCCGCTGAAAACGTCTCCAAATACTTAACCAATGAACAATAACACCAATAATACTGCACCATATTTACACACTGCCATTTAATGTACACTAGATTAATCAAATTCTTAATTCACCAATTAATTATTAACAGCCGTACCTACCTGCAACAAAgtaaaatgacagaataaagATCAACAGAACATACCCAGTGCTTTCTGTCCACATCCTCATCTGCGTCCCACTTTCTAGTTAAAAAAGGCCTCTTTCGGCTGATAATTTCACCAGCAAAGAACGTTGTGAGAGTGGGATACTcctgtcacacagagaaacaaaagtgagacaggaagaaagGGTTGAAACAAAGCTGCCAGTGAAACGTTTTCTAAACTTTCTGAGCACagattgtatttgttttcaagCTGcttaaaacagtaaaacaggcTCCGTCAATTCATCCCTGTGCGACATGACGATGGTTGGGGATCTGTTGTGCAGCAGGTCATGAACATAGTACATGACAGCAATC
The window above is part of the Toxotes jaculatrix isolate fToxJac2 chromosome 18, fToxJac2.pri, whole genome shotgun sequence genome. Proteins encoded here:
- the noxo1a gene encoding NADPH oxidase organizer 1a produces the protein MEAQRYPISVRFVGVMHKEKSKMYMTSVLWSDQNDIVVYRTFGDFKKLHKQLKKAFPAGSKLKKSDRIIPKFRGRRTKRSQKKAPTKSMMRLKFLQKYCNELLSCDPRVIQSQELTQFFQPKEQDLQPEFARNSIMIMPSEDEMRTDAGHGNGGNVTQPFVTETYRCVAPYETKDTKNKPFKVAVDEKVDVLIKDKAGWWLVENEEKRMAWFPAPYLEKLDDEDEDEDDSDGIPERGMPYTAVKSYKATKDDEITVSIGAVVEVLQKSDNGWWLIRYNGKAGYIPTMYLQPYSYPQIRMTSHHQERRASSVLPLPSSMLEQSQELSRSQGNLLQVPPVRSSSPHPLQPHTKERSHSLDIPPEQPPAQPARSTFATNIAVTAKHSPPPTIMVQRDEEEEQRDRRLSGDSEGSFESSGSDFSYDDLSSSSASSSFNLSHGANDERLRYSRTPPPTLGNHLSPTSGLEGKIMPSVSDPNLYKRPTTPKVPPRPQAQEILTRCSTVTRKNATRGNLSPTQAEILSR
- the gid4 gene encoding glucose-induced degradation protein 4 homolog, encoding MTVADGDTLALIMPVRAECCSTTDSACSSSASLVPPAPINTYQPGVATSLLYSGSQFRGHQKSKGNSYDVEVVLQHVTVEDSYLCGYLKIKGLTEEYPTLTTFFAGEIISRKRPFLTRKWDADEDVDRKHWGKFQPFYKYAKSFNSDDFDYEALDNSDYVFMRWKEQFLVPDHTIKDISGASFAGFYYICFQKSTATIEGYYYHRSSEWYQSLNLNHVREHSMPIYEFR